In a single window of the Methanobrevibacter arboriphilus JCM 13429 = DSM 1125 genome:
- a CDS encoding flavodoxin family protein yields the protein MQNQKNGKIKFINLYSLEYKGCVSCFHFKRKDKKHGLFAMEDDLTPILEELKVDFIIFAPPIYFSTVSSGMSAFLEGFLFSNMIYMNQIM from the coding sequence GTGCAAAATCAAAAAAATGGAAAGATTAAATTTATAAATCTTTATAGTTTAGAATATAAAGGATGTGTAAGTTGTTTCCATTTCAAAAGAAAGGATAAAAAACATGGCTTATTTGCTATGGAAGATGACTTAACCCCAATTCTTGAAGAATTAAAAGTTGATTTTATTATTTTTGCCCCACCTATTTATTTTTCAACTGTAAGTTCAGGAATGAGTGCATTTTTAGAGGGTTTTTTATTTTCAAATATGATTTATATGAACCAAATCATGTAG